A part of Desulfobacter sp. genomic DNA contains:
- a CDS encoding undecaprenyl/decaprenyl-phosphate alpha-N-acetylglucosaminyl 1-phosphate transferase codes for MYLFTTFILSLFLTIALVPVFKRMAFRMHLVDEPDARKVHLLPMPRSGGISMAIGALAPVLVWAPIDGAIKAVLLGCGVIVAFGILDDVKDLKYWQKLGAQVAGAVIVMVYGGVRIKCLGDMLPGGMDLPYVFSLGLTLFFVVGVTNAINLSDGLDGLAGGVSMLSFVSIAFFAFQSGNMALSLMCIAVAGAILGFLRYNTHPAVVFMGDAGSQMLGFLCVVFTLMLTQANTPYSEILPLFLIGFPIIDTLTVMIERMAKGNSPFKPDKNHFHHRLMKLGLYHSESVTVIYLLQAMFLCCAFLLRFYSNWLNLGIFLGLAAFIVLFFALARQTGFKFRNGEDSLLGAKSFLARFGGDKFSIKFFFAMLRWGLAIVFVLQCLIPKAMPWYMSAGGAVFIALILGAKYFRPQSKKAVIRVCLYCSIPFLMYESTVNPGNWVTDNVQLVNYAALVGLILAVIGTLNLTKRQKGFKFNPLDFLIFIVIIVFPNLPSIHLEIPELKVAVASALILFFSYDVLLGELRPENHFLDRSLVAAFTIMAIRGFI; via the coding sequence ATGTATCTGTTTACCACATTCATCCTGTCGCTGTTTCTGACCATCGCCCTGGTGCCGGTGTTTAAGCGGATGGCCTTTCGCATGCACCTGGTGGATGAACCCGATGCACGGAAGGTTCATTTGCTGCCCATGCCCAGGAGCGGGGGGATTTCCATGGCCATCGGCGCCCTTGCGCCGGTGCTGGTGTGGGCCCCCATTGACGGGGCGATAAAGGCGGTGCTTCTGGGCTGTGGGGTGATTGTGGCATTCGGGATACTGGATGATGTCAAGGACCTGAAGTACTGGCAGAAGCTGGGGGCCCAGGTGGCCGGGGCCGTGATCGTGATGGTGTACGGCGGGGTGCGGATCAAGTGCCTTGGAGATATGTTGCCCGGGGGCATGGATCTGCCCTATGTATTTTCTTTGGGGCTGACCCTGTTCTTTGTGGTGGGCGTGACCAATGCCATCAATCTTTCCGACGGGCTGGACGGGCTGGCCGGCGGGGTGTCCATGCTCAGTTTTGTGTCCATCGCTTTTTTTGCATTCCAGTCAGGCAATATGGCCCTCTCCCTGATGTGCATTGCCGTGGCCGGGGCCATTCTTGGGTTCCTGCGGTACAATACCCATCCGGCCGTGGTCTTCATGGGGGATGCGGGCAGCCAGATGCTGGGGTTTCTATGCGTGGTCTTTACCCTGATGCTGACCCAGGCCAATACCCCTTATAGCGAAATTCTCCCCTTGTTTCTCATCGGTTTTCCCATTATCGATACCTTGACAGTGATGATTGAACGCATGGCCAAAGGGAATTCGCCCTTTAAACCGGATAAGAATCATTTCCACCACAGGCTGATGAAGCTGGGGCTCTACCATTCCGAGTCAGTGACCGTCATTTATCTGCTCCAGGCGATGTTTCTTTGCTGCGCCTTCCTGCTCAGGTTCTATTCCAATTGGTTGAACCTGGGCATTTTCCTGGGCCTGGCCGCTTTTATTGTTCTTTTTTTCGCCCTGGCCAGGCAGACCGGATTCAAGTTTAGGAACGGCGAGGACAGCCTGCTGGGTGCCAAAAGTTTTCTGGCCAGGTTCGGCGGGGATAAGTTTTCCATCAAGTTTTTCTTCGCCATGCTCCGCTGGGGCCTGGCGATTGTCTTTGTTCTGCAGTGTTTGATACCCAAGGCAATGCCCTGGTATATGTCGGCGGGCGGTGCGGTGTTCATTGCTCTGATTCTGGGGGCTAAATACTTTCGGCCCCAGAGCAAAAAAGCGGTGATCCGGGTCTGCCTTTATTGCAGTATCCCTTTTTTGATGTATGAATCAACGGTGAACCCGGGGAACTGGGTAACCGATAATGTACAATTGGTTAATTATGCGGCCCTGGTGGGGCTGATTCTGGCGGTGATCGGCACCTTGAACCTGACCAAGCGTCAGAAGGGGTTTAAATTCAATCCCCTGGATTTTTTAATATTTATCGTGATTATTGTGTTCCCGAACCTGCCCAGCATTCATCTGGAAATACCGGAACTCAAGGTGGCGGTGGCGTCGGCCTTGATTTTGTTTTTCAGTTATGATGTGCTGCTGGGGGAGCTGCGGCCGGAAAATCATTTCCTGGACCGGAGCCTGGTGGCGGCATTTACCATTATGGCAATCAGAGGGTTTATTTAA